In a single window of the Streptomyces sp. NBC_00285 genome:
- a CDS encoding methionine synthase, with product MTADFSFAPATGIGSLPGGDAREAARTATGSFEDFPFLPELPTRGPGADMIGRTAGMLVELYARVEPSGWRIGDRPGRDTKRARSWLGEDLDSLEEFTQEYEGQLKVQAVGPWTLAAALELRNGEVALSDPGACRDLAGSLAEGLRLHLEEVARRVPGAQIVLQLDEPSLIGVLRGHVRSASGYRTHRAVDRQVVEASLRDVVGVHAGGPVVVHSCAPDVPFALLRRAGAAAVSFDFSLLTERDDDVIGEAVEAGTRLFAGVVPGTDTALSDPAGSVMGVRTLWRRLGLHPALLAEAVTVTPSCGLAGASPDYARRALAHCVQAARSLADNPE from the coding sequence GTGACCGCAGACTTCAGTTTCGCCCCCGCCACCGGCATCGGCTCCCTCCCCGGCGGCGACGCCAGGGAGGCCGCCAGAACAGCCACCGGCTCCTTCGAGGACTTCCCGTTCCTTCCCGAACTGCCCACCCGCGGCCCCGGCGCCGACATGATCGGCCGTACCGCCGGAATGCTCGTCGAGCTGTACGCGCGCGTGGAGCCCAGCGGATGGCGGATCGGGGACCGGCCGGGCCGGGACACGAAGCGGGCGCGTTCCTGGCTGGGGGAGGACCTGGACTCGCTGGAGGAGTTCACGCAGGAGTACGAGGGACAGCTGAAGGTGCAGGCCGTCGGGCCCTGGACGCTGGCCGCCGCGCTGGAGTTGAGGAACGGGGAGGTCGCCCTCTCCGACCCCGGCGCGTGCCGGGACCTCGCCGGGTCGCTCGCGGAGGGGCTGCGGCTGCACCTGGAGGAGGTCGCCAGAAGGGTCCCGGGCGCGCAGATCGTGCTCCAGCTCGATGAGCCCTCCCTCATCGGGGTGCTGAGGGGGCACGTGAGGAGCGCCAGCGGCTACCGCACCCACCGGGCCGTCGACCGTCAGGTCGTCGAGGCGTCCCTCCGCGACGTCGTCGGGGTTCACGCGGGCGGGCCCGTCGTGGTCCACTCGTGCGCGCCGGACGTCCCCTTCGCCCTGCTGCGGAGGGCCGGAGCGGCGGCGGTCTCCTTCGACTTCTCGCTCCTCACCGAGCGTGACGACGACGTGATCGGTGAGGCGGTGGAAGCGGGGACGAGGCTCTTCGCCGGTGTCGTGCCGGGCACGGACACGGCATTGTCAGACCCTGCCGGTAGCGTCATGGGTGTCAGGACGTTGTGGCGCAGGCTGGGACTGCATCCGGCTCTTCTCGCGGAGGCGGTCACGGTGACTCCGTCGTGCGGACTCGCGGGGGCCTCCCCCGACTACGCGCGCAGGGCTCTCGCCCACTGCGTCCAGGCGGCGAGATCCCTCGCGGACAACCCAGAGTAA
- the ligA gene encoding NAD-dependent DNA ligase LigA: MAGDKQAETTVPAEAREKHAQLAEQIEEHRFRYYVNDAPVVSDADFDKLLRALESLEDEYPELRTPDSPTQKVAGAYETEFTSVQHRSRMLSLDNAFSDEELAAWAERVAKDVGTTGYHLLCELKVDGLAVNLTYEQGRLTRAATRGDGRTGEDITPNVRTIAEIPDRLTGDRVPDLVEIRGEVYFPMEKFEELNARLVEAGDKPFANPRNAAAGSLRQKDPRVTATRPLHMVVHGIGALEGYDGMTRLSQGYDLLKSWGLPTAKHNRVVDDLDGVREFIAYFGENRHSVEHEIDGAVVKLDEIPLQGRLGSTSRAPRWAIAYKYAPEEVNTKLINIRVGVGRTGRVTPYAQVEPVTVAGSEVEFATLHNQDVVKLKGVLIGDTVVLRKAGDVIPEILGPVVDLRDGSEKPFVMPEKCPECGTPLRPMKEGDIDLRCPNARTCPAQLRERLFYLAGRKSLDIENFGYVAAAALTKPLEPKQPPLTDEGDLFDLTIEQLLPIKAYVLDQDSGLPKRDPKTGEEKVATVFANQQGEPKKNAVAMLENIAAAKERPLARVLTGLSIRHVGPVAAEALARGFRSVDRIEQASEEELANTDGVGPIIAKSLKEWFAEDWHQEILRKWKAAGVRMEEEGSGEDEGPRPLEGLTVVVTGTLERFTRDGAKEALQTQGAKVTGSVSKKTSFVVVGDNPGSKYDKAMQLKVLVLNEDGFDVLLEQGPEAATDVALPTEE; the protein is encoded by the coding sequence GTGGCCGGCGACAAGCAAGCGGAAACGACGGTGCCCGCCGAGGCACGGGAGAAGCACGCGCAGCTCGCTGAGCAGATCGAGGAGCACCGCTTCCGGTACTACGTGAACGACGCCCCGGTCGTCAGCGACGCGGACTTCGACAAGCTCCTGCGCGCCCTCGAATCCCTTGAGGACGAGTACCCCGAGCTGCGCACGCCCGACTCGCCGACCCAGAAGGTCGCGGGAGCGTACGAGACGGAGTTCACGTCCGTCCAGCACCGCTCCCGCATGCTCTCCCTGGACAACGCCTTCAGCGACGAGGAGTTGGCGGCCTGGGCCGAGCGGGTCGCCAAGGACGTCGGCACCACCGGCTACCACCTGCTGTGCGAGCTCAAGGTCGACGGTCTCGCCGTCAACCTCACCTACGAGCAGGGCCGTCTCACCCGCGCTGCGACCCGCGGTGACGGCCGCACCGGCGAGGACATCACGCCCAACGTCCGTACGATCGCCGAGATCCCGGACCGGCTGACCGGCGACAGGGTTCCCGACCTCGTGGAGATCCGCGGCGAGGTCTACTTCCCGATGGAGAAGTTCGAGGAGCTCAACGCCCGTCTGGTCGAGGCCGGCGACAAGCCCTTCGCCAACCCCCGTAACGCGGCGGCCGGTTCGCTGCGCCAGAAGGACCCGCGCGTCACCGCCACCCGCCCCCTGCACATGGTCGTGCACGGCATCGGCGCCCTTGAGGGCTACGACGGCATGACCCGTCTCTCCCAGGGCTACGACCTCCTCAAGTCCTGGGGCCTGCCCACCGCGAAGCACAACAGGGTGGTCGACGACCTCGACGGCGTCAGGGAGTTCATCGCCTACTTCGGCGAGAACCGCCACTCCGTGGAGCACGAGATCGACGGGGCCGTCGTCAAGCTGGACGAGATCCCGCTCCAGGGCCGCCTCGGTTCCACCTCCCGCGCCCCGCGCTGGGCGATCGCGTACAAGTACGCGCCGGAGGAGGTCAACACCAAGCTCATCAACATCCGTGTGGGTGTGGGCCGTACGGGCCGGGTCACGCCGTACGCCCAGGTCGAGCCGGTGACGGTGGCCGGCTCGGAGGTCGAGTTCGCCACCCTGCACAACCAGGACGTCGTCAAGCTGAAGGGCGTCCTCATCGGCGACACCGTGGTGCTGCGCAAGGCCGGTGACGTGATCCCCGAGATCCTCGGTCCGGTCGTCGATCTGCGCGACGGCAGCGAGAAGCCCTTCGTCATGCCGGAGAAGTGCCCCGAGTGCGGCACCCCGCTGCGGCCGATGAAGGAGGGCGACATCGACCTGCGCTGCCCCAACGCCCGCACCTGCCCCGCCCAACTGCGTGAGCGACTCTTCTACCTCGCGGGCCGCAAGTCGCTGGACATCGAGAACTTCGGGTACGTCGCCGCGGCGGCCCTCACCAAGCCGCTGGAGCCGAAGCAGCCGCCGCTGACCGACGAGGGCGACCTGTTCGACCTCACCATCGAGCAGCTGCTGCCCATCAAGGCGTACGTCCTCGACCAGGACAGCGGGCTGCCCAAGCGCGACCCGAAGACCGGCGAGGAGAAGGTCGCCACGGTCTTCGCCAACCAGCAGGGCGAGCCGAAGAAGAACGCCGTCGCCATGCTGGAGAACATCGCGGCGGCCAAGGAGCGTCCGCTCGCCCGTGTCCTCACCGGCCTGTCGATCCGGCACGTCGGCCCGGTCGCCGCCGAGGCGCTCGCGCGGGGCTTCCGCTCGGTCGACCGCATCGAGCAGGCGAGCGAGGAGGAGCTGGCGAACACCGACGGAGTCGGCCCGATCATCGCGAAGTCCCTCAAGGAGTGGTTCGCGGAGGACTGGCACCAGGAGATCCTTCGCAAGTGGAAGGCCGCCGGTGTGCGCATGGAGGAGGAGGGTTCGGGGGAGGACGAGGGCCCGCGCCCCCTCGAAGGGCTCACCGTCGTGGTCACCGGAACCCTGGAGCGCTTCACCCGCGACGGAGCCAAGGAGGCGCTGCAGACCCAAGGGGCGAAAGTGACCGGTTCGGTTTCGAAGAAGACGTCTTTCGTTGTTGTGGGTGACAATCCAGGATCGAAGTACGACAAGGCGATGCAACTCAAGGTGCTTGTTCTGAACGAAGACGGCTTTGACGTCCTGCTGGAACAGGGCCCGGAGGCGGCCACCGATGTGGCGCTTCCCACGGAGGAGTAG
- a CDS encoding putative bifunctional diguanylate cyclase/phosphodiesterase encodes MEPTESAAPDSWLRRFTGAWRASRRSGQSSRRPGTEGRVAGPYTAAGGPGTTQLTAEHVPGMPGSEPDRQSSAWPALPTAVVAAAGFVLGAGFYRAFTGTHALFPSGTVGWALAVLTGVIVGHLVALGRARWWGGTGSGAALTLAVLLLYGWVPAGMVSLTVVLLVGIARRHRWRQGILHGAVDILGIAVGALVLAGFGQSPSVETPWNPDTWSFYTGPEVVLVAAAYLAVTRVLGWYLHSSRHAGLPTLARTALVRQGLVAVALLGIAPLVCVVATAKPLLLPLFAIPLIALDSTLWMARARAEEQLRDPLTGLPNRQWLLERIWTALDDAERIGARAALMLIDLDRFRSVNDTLGHLAGDRLLLQIADRLRVALPRGAEAARLGGDEFAVLLPVADSTTSATRVARNLVAALSSPLDLDGLTLVLEASAGVAVFPDHAVDAEGLLRRADVAMYQAKRDRTGVEVYESKRDSNTPDRLGLLGDLRRALDAHDVQLHYQPKVRFDGQVAGLEALVRWVHPERGKVPPDEFIAIAESSGLMPYLTEYVLDTALAQVAEWRAQGLFVPVAVNVSPRDVHTPGFAGSVAARLARYGVPAGSLQLEITEHVLLEDPSRAADTLAALTAHGVKMSLDDFGTGYSSLVHLRRLPVSELKIDRSFVAKLAVDTEDAEIVRCTVDLAHSLGLLVVAEGVEDDETWERLRDMGCDAVQGWLVAAAMPPEETTAWLLARGSRGWQRPRAALPAAE; translated from the coding sequence ATGGAACCGACCGAGAGCGCCGCCCCGGACTCATGGCTGCGCCGGTTCACCGGCGCATGGCGGGCGAGCCGGAGGTCCGGGCAGTCTTCGCGGCGCCCGGGCACGGAGGGGCGCGTCGCGGGGCCGTACACCGCGGCCGGCGGCCCCGGAACCACACAGCTCACCGCCGAGCACGTCCCCGGCATGCCGGGCTCCGAACCTGACCGGCAGTCGTCCGCCTGGCCCGCGCTGCCCACCGCGGTCGTCGCGGCGGCCGGATTCGTGCTGGGCGCGGGCTTCTACCGGGCGTTCACCGGCACCCACGCCCTCTTCCCGTCCGGCACCGTCGGCTGGGCGCTGGCCGTGCTGACCGGCGTCATCGTCGGCCACCTCGTCGCCCTCGGCCGGGCCCGCTGGTGGGGCGGCACCGGCTCGGGCGCCGCCCTCACACTCGCCGTCCTGCTGCTGTACGGCTGGGTGCCCGCCGGAATGGTCAGCCTCACCGTCGTCCTGCTGGTCGGCATAGCCCGGCGCCACCGCTGGCGGCAGGGCATCCTGCACGGCGCGGTGGACATCCTCGGCATAGCCGTCGGCGCCCTGGTCCTCGCCGGGTTCGGCCAGTCGCCGTCCGTCGAGACCCCCTGGAACCCGGACACCTGGTCCTTCTACACCGGACCCGAGGTGGTGCTCGTCGCCGCCGCGTATCTCGCGGTCACCCGCGTCCTGGGCTGGTACCTGCACTCCTCGCGCCACGCCGGTCTGCCCACGCTGGCCCGCACCGCCCTGGTCAGACAGGGACTGGTCGCGGTCGCGCTGCTCGGCATCGCCCCGCTGGTCTGCGTGGTCGCCACCGCCAAGCCCCTGCTGCTCCCGCTCTTCGCGATCCCCCTGATCGCCCTCGACTCCACGCTGTGGATGGCCCGGGCCCGGGCCGAGGAGCAGCTGCGCGACCCGCTGACCGGACTGCCCAACCGGCAGTGGCTCCTGGAACGCATCTGGACCGCCCTGGACGACGCCGAGCGCATCGGCGCCCGGGCCGCCCTGATGCTCATCGACCTCGACCGCTTCCGCTCGGTCAACGACACCCTGGGCCATCTCGCCGGTGACCGGCTGCTCCTCCAGATCGCCGACCGGCTGCGGGTCGCGCTGCCGCGCGGGGCCGAGGCGGCTCGGCTCGGCGGCGACGAGTTCGCCGTGTTACTGCCGGTCGCCGACTCCACGACCTCCGCGACCCGGGTCGCCCGCAACCTGGTCGCGGCCCTCAGCTCCCCGCTCGACCTCGACGGACTCACCCTCGTCCTGGAGGCCAGCGCCGGGGTCGCCGTCTTCCCCGACCACGCCGTGGACGCCGAGGGGCTGCTGCGGCGGGCGGACGTGGCGATGTACCAGGCCAAGCGGGACCGTACGGGCGTAGAGGTGTACGAGTCCAAGCGGGACTCCAACACCCCCGACCGGCTCGGGCTGCTCGGCGATCTGCGCCGGGCCCTGGACGCGCACGACGTACAGCTGCACTACCAGCCCAAGGTCCGCTTCGACGGGCAGGTCGCCGGTCTGGAAGCCCTGGTGCGCTGGGTGCACCCGGAACGCGGGAAGGTGCCGCCGGACGAGTTCATCGCGATCGCCGAGTCATCCGGGCTGATGCCGTACCTCACCGAGTACGTCCTGGACACGGCACTCGCGCAGGTCGCCGAGTGGCGTGCGCAGGGCCTGTTCGTCCCGGTCGCGGTCAACGTCTCCCCACGTGACGTCCACACTCCCGGATTCGCCGGCTCCGTCGCCGCCCGGCTGGCCCGGTACGGAGTCCCGGCGGGATCGCTCCAGCTGGAGATCACCGAACACGTCCTGCTGGAGGACCCTTCGCGGGCGGCGGACACCCTCGCCGCACTGACCGCGCACGGCGTGAAGATGTCCCTGGACGACTTCGGCACCGGCTACTCCTCCCTGGTCCACCTGCGCCGCCTCCCCGTCAGCGAACTGAAGATCGACCGTTCCTTCGTGGCCAAGCTGGCCGTGGACACCGAGGACGCGGAGATCGTCCGCTGCACGGTCGACCTCGCCCATTCCCTGGGTCTCCTCGTCGTGGCGGAGGGCGTCGAGGACGACGAGACGTGGGAGCGCCTGCGCGACATGGGCTGCGACGCCGTACAGGGCTGGCTGGTGGCGGCGGCGATGCCGCCGGAGGAGACGACGGCGTGGCTGCTGGCGCGCGGGTCGCGGGGCTGGCAGCGGCCGAGGGCGGCGTTGCCGGCAGCGGAGTGA
- the gatC gene encoding Asp-tRNA(Asn)/Glu-tRNA(Gln) amidotransferase subunit GatC — MPGITREEVAHLARLARLELKPEELEHFAGQLDDIIGAVARVSEVADQDVPPTSHPLPLTNVMRADEVRPSLTPEQALSGAPAQEQQRFKVPQILGED, encoded by the coding sequence ATGCCTGGCATCACGCGCGAGGAGGTCGCCCACCTCGCACGGCTGGCGCGTCTGGAGCTGAAGCCCGAAGAGCTCGAGCACTTCGCGGGACAGCTGGACGACATCATCGGCGCGGTCGCACGCGTCAGTGAGGTCGCCGACCAGGACGTACCGCCGACCTCGCACCCACTCCCGCTGACTAACGTCATGCGGGCGGACGAGGTCCGTCCGTCGCTCACCCCCGAGCAGGCGCTCTCCGGCGCCCCGGCCCAGGAGCAGCAGCGTTTCAAGGTGCCGCAGATCCTGGGGGAGGACTAA
- the gatA gene encoding Asp-tRNA(Asn)/Glu-tRNA(Gln) amidotransferase subunit GatA, translating into MTDNSSIIRLTAAETAANIASGVLTAVEVTEAHLARIEEVDAKVHAFLHVDREGALAQARAVDEKRARGEQLGPLAGVPLALKDIFTTEGIPTTVGSKILEGWIPPYDATLTKRLKAADVVILGKTNMDEFAMGSSTENSAYGPTGNPWDLTRIPGGSGGGSSAALAAHMAPLAIGTDTGGSIRQPAAVTGTVGVKPTYGAVSRFGMVAFSSSLDQGGPCARTVLDAALLHEVIAGHDPLDSTSIDAPVPPVVEAARNGSVEGMRVGVVKQFRGEGYQAGVLQRFDESVVLLRELGAEIVELDCPSFDLALSAYYLIAPSECSSNLARFDGLRYGLRAGDDGTHSAEEVTSITREAGFGPEVKRRIMLGTYALSSGYYDAYYGSAQKVRTLITRDFEKAFEQVDVIVSPTTPTTAFPIGERADDPMAMYLADLCTIPTNLAGNSAMSLPCGLAPEDNLPVGLQIIAPALKDERLYKVGAAVEAAFVEKWGHPLLEEAPSL; encoded by the coding sequence ATGACGGACAACAGCAGCATCATCCGGCTCACCGCCGCCGAGACCGCCGCGAACATCGCGTCCGGGGTCCTCACGGCCGTCGAGGTCACCGAGGCCCACCTCGCCCGGATCGAGGAGGTCGACGCGAAGGTGCACGCCTTCCTGCACGTCGACCGCGAGGGCGCCCTCGCGCAGGCCCGTGCCGTCGACGAGAAGCGGGCCAGGGGCGAGCAGCTCGGCCCCCTCGCCGGTGTCCCGCTCGCGCTGAAGGACATCTTCACCACCGAGGGCATCCCGACGACCGTCGGCTCGAAGATCCTCGAGGGCTGGATCCCGCCGTACGACGCGACGCTCACCAAGCGGCTGAAGGCCGCCGACGTCGTCATCCTCGGCAAGACCAACATGGACGAGTTCGCCATGGGGTCCTCGACCGAGAACAGCGCCTACGGCCCGACCGGCAACCCCTGGGACCTCACCAGGATCCCCGGCGGCTCCGGCGGCGGCTCCTCCGCCGCGCTGGCCGCGCACATGGCGCCCCTCGCCATCGGCACCGACACCGGCGGTTCCATCCGTCAGCCGGCCGCCGTCACCGGCACGGTGGGCGTCAAGCCGACGTACGGGGCAGTGTCCCGGTTCGGCATGGTCGCCTTCTCGTCCTCCCTCGACCAGGGCGGCCCCTGCGCCCGTACGGTCCTGGACGCGGCCCTCCTCCACGAGGTCATCGCCGGACACGACCCGCTCGACTCCACGTCCATCGACGCCCCGGTCCCGCCGGTCGTCGAGGCCGCCCGCAACGGCAGCGTCGAGGGCATGCGCGTCGGCGTGGTCAAGCAGTTCCGCGGCGAGGGCTACCAAGCCGGCGTCCTCCAGCGCTTCGACGAGTCCGTCGTCCTCCTGCGGGAACTGGGCGCCGAGATCGTCGAGCTGGACTGTCCGTCCTTCGACCTGGCCCTCTCGGCGTACTACCTGATCGCGCCCTCCGAGTGCTCCTCCAACCTCGCCCGTTTCGACGGCCTGCGCTACGGCCTGCGGGCCGGCGACGACGGCACGCACTCCGCCGAGGAGGTCACGTCGATCACCCGCGAGGCCGGCTTCGGCCCCGAGGTCAAGCGCCGCATCATGCTCGGCACCTACGCCCTGTCGAGCGGCTACTACGACGCCTACTACGGCAGTGCCCAGAAGGTCCGCACGCTCATCACGCGCGACTTCGAGAAGGCCTTCGAGCAGGTCGACGTCATCGTGTCGCCGACCACGCCCACCACCGCCTTCCCGATCGGCGAGCGCGCCGACGACCCGATGGCGATGTACCTCGCGGACCTGTGCACCATCCCGACCAACCTCGCGGGCAACTCGGCGATGTCGCTGCCGTGCGGCCTGGCACCCGAGGACAACCTCCCGGTCGGCCTCCAGATCATCGCCCCGGCGCTGAAGGACGAGCGGCTGTACAAGGTCGGCGCCGCTGTGGAGGCCGCCTTCGTGGAAAAGTGGGGGCACCCGCTCCTCGAGGAGGCACCGTCGCTGTGA
- the gatB gene encoding Asp-tRNA(Asn)/Glu-tRNA(Gln) amidotransferase subunit GatB, translating to MTTTTDLESYEDALASYDPVMGLEVHVELGTKTKMFCGCSTELGQDANTQTCPTCLGLPGALPVVNAIGIESAIKIGLALNCEIAEWCRFARKNYFYPDMPKNFQTSQYDEPIAFNGYLDVQLEDGETFRVQIERAHMEEDTGKSTHVGGATGRIHGASHSLLDYNRAGIPLIEIVTKPIEGAGERAPEVAKAYVAELRELIKALGVSEARMEMGQMRCDVNLSLRPHGREKFGTRSETKNVNSLRSVERAARFEIQRHAAVLNSGGTIIQETRHFHEDTGSTTSGRVKEEAEDYRYFPEPDLVPVAPSREWVEEIRAGLPELPLVRRNRLVADWGITALDMQAILNAGALDLIVATIDAGADAASARKWWMGELARSANESGKAPDELAITPEQVARVTELVSKGDLNDKLARQVIEGVLAGEGTPDEVVDKRGLKVVSDEGALGTAVDEAIAGNPGIADKIRSGKVAAAGALVGAVMKATRGQADAARVKELILEKLGVSEG from the coding sequence GTGACCACCACGACCGACCTGGAGTCGTACGAGGACGCTCTCGCGTCGTACGACCCCGTCATGGGCCTCGAGGTCCATGTCGAACTCGGCACCAAGACGAAGATGTTCTGCGGCTGCTCGACCGAACTCGGTCAGGACGCCAACACGCAGACCTGCCCCACCTGCCTCGGCCTGCCCGGCGCGCTCCCGGTCGTCAACGCGATCGGCATCGAGTCGGCCATCAAGATCGGTCTCGCGCTGAACTGCGAGATCGCCGAGTGGTGCCGCTTCGCCCGGAAGAACTACTTCTATCCGGACATGCCGAAGAACTTCCAGACCTCCCAGTACGACGAGCCGATCGCCTTCAACGGCTACCTCGACGTCCAGTTGGAGGACGGCGAGACCTTCCGGGTGCAGATCGAGCGCGCCCACATGGAGGAGGACACCGGCAAGTCGACCCACGTGGGCGGCGCGACGGGTCGTATCCACGGCGCCTCGCACTCGCTGCTCGACTACAACCGGGCCGGCATCCCGCTCATCGAGATCGTCACCAAGCCGATCGAGGGCGCGGGCGAACGCGCTCCCGAGGTCGCGAAGGCGTACGTCGCCGAGCTGCGCGAGCTCATCAAGGCGCTCGGTGTCTCGGAAGCCCGCATGGAGATGGGGCAGATGCGCTGCGACGTGAACCTGTCGCTGCGCCCGCACGGCCGCGAGAAGTTCGGCACGCGTTCCGAGACGAAGAACGTCAACTCGCTGCGGTCCGTGGAGCGCGCGGCCCGCTTCGAGATCCAGCGGCACGCCGCCGTACTGAACTCCGGCGGCACGATCATCCAGGAGACCCGGCACTTCCACGAGGACACCGGGTCGACGACCTCGGGCCGCGTGAAGGAGGAGGCCGAGGACTACCGGTACTTCCCCGAGCCTGACCTGGTGCCGGTGGCCCCCTCCCGGGAGTGGGTCGAGGAGATCCGGGCCGGTCTGCCGGAGCTGCCGCTGGTGCGCCGCAACCGCCTCGTCGCGGACTGGGGCATCACGGCCCTCGACATGCAGGCCATCCTCAACGCCGGCGCCCTGGACCTGATCGTCGCCACGATCGACGCCGGGGCCGACGCGGCCTCCGCCCGCAAGTGGTGGATGGGCGAACTCGCCCGCAGCGCCAACGAGTCCGGCAAGGCGCCGGACGAGCTGGCCATCACGCCGGAGCAGGTCGCCCGGGTCACCGAGCTGGTGTCGAAGGGTGACCTGAACGACAAGTTGGCCCGTCAGGTCATCGAAGGCGTCCTCGCGGGCGAAGGCACCCCGGACGAGGTCGTCGACAAGCGCGGTCTGAAGGTCGTGTCCGACGAGGGCGCTCTCGGTACCGCCGTCGATGAGGCCATCGCCGGCAACCCCGGCATCGCCGACAAGATCCGCTCCGGAAAGGTCGCCGCGGCCGGCGCCCTGGTCGGCGCGGTCATGAAGGCGACCCGCGGTCAGGCCGACGCGGCCCGCGTCAAGGAACTGATCCTGGAGAAGCTGGGCGTCAGCGAAGGCTGA
- a CDS encoding SAM-dependent methyltransferase, producing MPDDINPPMTGTSNEGLTQRLTQARYPRSNSYDIRWVIENQMGPNALWLLEWLAPALGLDTLRPGARVLDLGCGRAMTSVFLAREYDLQVTAADLWVKPDENAQRIAEAGFADRVLPVHTEAHDLPFAEGSFDAIVSIDAYQYFGTNDLYLPTLTRLLKPGGRIGIVVPALREEPDGIEPPEHLRQWWEPDFWCFHTADWWRRHWARSGAVEVEAADWQPDGWRDWLLWCEVIAEESPEEFHRTMAREVGEMVRADEGRALGFVRLVARRK from the coding sequence ATGCCAGACGACATCAACCCGCCGATGACGGGGACCTCGAATGAGGGCCTCACCCAGCGGCTGACCCAGGCCCGCTACCCGCGCAGCAACAGCTACGACATCCGCTGGGTCATCGAGAACCAGATGGGCCCGAACGCGCTGTGGCTGCTGGAGTGGCTCGCGCCCGCCCTGGGTCTGGACACCCTGCGCCCCGGCGCGCGCGTGCTCGACCTGGGCTGCGGCCGCGCGATGACCTCGGTCTTCCTGGCCAGGGAGTACGACCTCCAGGTCACGGCGGCCGACCTGTGGGTCAAGCCCGACGAGAACGCACAGCGCATCGCGGAGGCCGGTTTCGCCGACCGCGTGCTGCCCGTGCACACGGAAGCGCACGATCTGCCGTTCGCCGAGGGCAGCTTCGACGCGATCGTGAGCATCGACGCGTACCAGTACTTCGGCACGAACGACCTCTATCTGCCCACGCTGACCCGGCTGTTGAAGCCGGGCGGGCGGATCGGGATCGTCGTACCGGCACTGCGGGAGGAGCCCGACGGCATCGAGCCGCCGGAGCATCTCAGGCAGTGGTGGGAGCCCGACTTCTGGTGCTTCCACACCGCCGACTGGTGGCGGCGCCACTGGGCCCGCAGCGGGGCCGTCGAGGTGGAGGCGGCCGACTGGCAGCCGGACGGCTGGCGGGACTGGCTGCTGTGGTGCGAGGTGATCGCCGAGGAGAGCCCCGAGGAGTTCCATCGCACGATGGCCCGCGAGGTGGGCGAGATGGTCCGGGCCGACGAGGGCCGGGCCCTGGGTTTCGTACGGCTCGTGGCACGACGTAAGTAG